One Pseudomonas rhizophila DNA window includes the following coding sequences:
- the algK gene encoding alginate biosynthesis TPR repeat lipoprotein AlgK, whose translation MTTPQDNKTPHTLWARACSRWDQSGVPGVSSRPHREQARSHTGYALCALALAIGLSGCAGLPDQRLANEALKRGDTTLAQQNYQQLADLGYSEAQVGLADIQVDSRDPEQMKKAEATYRAAADISPRAQARLGRLLVAKPGSSEAEKHEAEGLLKKAFANGQGGTLIPLAMLYLQYPQSFPNVNAQQQISQWRSAGYPEAGLAQILLYRTQGTYDQHLDEVEKVCKAALATTDICYVELATVYQKRGQPEQQAELLKQMQAGHQSGTVSAQRVDSVARVLADASLGKTDEKTAQSLLEGIAPGYPAAWVSLAQILYDFPELGDVDKMMQYLENGRAADQPRADLLLGKLYYEGKWVPADAKVAEAHFQKAVGREVAADYYLGQIYRRGYLGQVYSQKALDHLLKAARNGQNSADFAIAQLFSQGKGTKPDPVNAYVFSQLAKAQNTPQAIELAQTLEAQLPPNQLAQAQRLLQQEQAIRGSMSPDTLELQALKEDDGEEPL comes from the coding sequence GTGACGACTCCACAAGACAACAAGACGCCGCATACCCTGTGGGCGCGAGCCTGCTCGCGATGGGATCAAAGCGGTGTGCCTGGTGTATCGAGCCGCCCGCATCGCGAGCAGGCTCGCTCCCACACAGGGTATGCGTTGTGTGCGCTGGCGCTGGCAATCGGCCTCAGCGGCTGCGCCGGTCTGCCCGACCAGCGCCTGGCCAACGAAGCCCTCAAGCGCGGTGACACGACGCTGGCGCAGCAGAACTATCAGCAACTGGCAGACCTGGGCTACAGCGAAGCCCAGGTCGGCCTGGCCGACATCCAGGTGGACAGCCGCGACCCCGAGCAGATGAAAAAGGCCGAGGCGACTTACCGCGCCGCGGCCGATATCTCGCCACGGGCCCAGGCTCGCCTGGGCCGCCTGCTGGTGGCCAAGCCAGGCTCCAGCGAAGCGGAAAAGCACGAAGCCGAAGGCCTGTTGAAGAAAGCCTTCGCCAACGGTCAGGGCGGCACCCTGATCCCGCTGGCGATGCTGTACCTGCAATATCCCCAAAGCTTCCCGAACGTCAACGCTCAGCAGCAGATCAGCCAATGGCGCAGCGCCGGTTACCCGGAAGCGGGCCTGGCGCAGATTCTGCTCTATCGCACCCAGGGGACCTACGACCAGCATCTGGATGAAGTGGAAAAAGTCTGCAAGGCGGCATTGGCCACCACCGACATCTGCTACGTCGAACTGGCCACGGTCTATCAGAAACGCGGCCAGCCTGAACAGCAGGCCGAGTTGCTCAAGCAAATGCAGGCCGGTCACCAGAGTGGCACCGTCTCCGCCCAGCGTGTGGACAGCGTCGCCCGTGTCCTGGCCGATGCGAGCCTGGGCAAGACCGACGAAAAAACCGCACAGTCGTTGCTCGAAGGCATCGCCCCTGGCTATCCCGCTGCCTGGGTCAGCCTGGCGCAGATTCTCTACGACTTCCCCGAGTTGGGTGACGTCGACAAGATGATGCAGTACCTGGAAAACGGCCGCGCCGCCGATCAGCCACGTGCCGATCTGTTGCTGGGCAAGCTGTACTACGAAGGCAAATGGGTGCCGGCTGACGCCAAGGTCGCCGAAGCGCATTTCCAGAAAGCCGTTGGCCGCGAAGTGGCCGCCGATTACTACCTGGGCCAGATCTATCGCCGTGGTTACCTGGGCCAGGTGTACTCGCAAAAGGCCCTGGACCATCTGCTCAAGGCCGCCCGTAACGGCCAGAACAGCGCCGATTTCGCCATTGCCCAGTTGTTCTCCCAAGGCAAGGGCACCAAGCCCGACCCGGTCAATGCCTATGTGTTCAGTCAATTGGCCAAGGCCCAGAACACCCCGCAAGCCATCGAGCTTGCCCAGACCCTCGAAGCCCAATTACCGCCGAACCAGCTTGCACAAGCCCAGCGCCTGCTACAACAAGAGCAGGCCATTCGCGGCTCCATGAGCCCCGATACGCTGGAACTGCAAGCCCTAAAAGAAGATGACGGCGAGGAACCTCTATGA
- the alg8 gene encoding glycosyltransferase: MHRLKHGLLQAAGWLFYLSLLMGIAMALPTSTFDSESKDFIFLIGAVGVWRYSMGATHFVRGMIFLYIVYPHLRRKVRKLGKAADPSHVYLMVTSFRIDALTTAQVYSSVIREAIDCGLPTTVVCSIVEMSDELLVKSLWARMNPPEHVKLDFVRIPGTGKRDGLAFGFRAISRHLPDDRAVVAVIDGDTVLGEGVVRKTVPWFQLFGNVGGLTTNEFCEVRGGYIMSEWHKLRFAQRHINMCSMALSKRVLTMTGRMSVFRATVVTNPDFIADVESDSLQHWRLGRFKFLTGDDKSSWFSLMRLGYDTFYVPDAAINTVEHPPEKSFIKASRKLMFRWYGNNLRQNSRALGLGMKRLGLFTSVVLFDQRVSMWTSLLGLTVALIASFKYGTAFILVYLLWIGITRLLLTLLLSCSGHRIGPAYPAILYYNQIVGALVKIYVFFRLDQQSWTRQPTHLTRDLASFQRWFNTWSSRTMTFSAGSVFVAVLLMMV; this comes from the coding sequence ATGCACAGGCTAAAGCACGGCCTGCTTCAGGCCGCCGGTTGGCTGTTTTACTTGAGTTTATTGATGGGCATCGCCATGGCGTTGCCCACGTCCACGTTCGATTCCGAATCCAAGGATTTCATTTTCCTGATCGGCGCCGTGGGCGTCTGGCGTTACTCCATGGGAGCGACGCATTTCGTGCGCGGCATGATCTTCCTGTACATCGTCTACCCGCATCTGCGCCGCAAGGTACGCAAGCTGGGCAAGGCGGCGGATCCGTCCCACGTATACCTGATGGTCACCAGCTTCCGGATCGACGCGCTGACGACCGCCCAGGTCTACAGTTCGGTAATTCGCGAAGCCATCGACTGCGGGCTGCCGACCACTGTGGTCTGCTCCATCGTGGAAATGTCCGACGAACTACTGGTCAAGAGCCTCTGGGCCCGCATGAACCCGCCAGAGCACGTCAAGCTGGACTTCGTGCGCATTCCTGGCACCGGCAAGCGTGACGGCCTGGCCTTCGGTTTCCGCGCCATCTCCCGCCACTTGCCGGACGACCGTGCAGTGGTCGCCGTGATCGATGGCGATACCGTGCTCGGCGAAGGCGTGGTGCGCAAGACCGTGCCGTGGTTCCAGCTGTTCGGCAACGTCGGCGGCCTGACCACCAACGAGTTCTGCGAGGTGCGCGGCGGCTACATCATGAGCGAATGGCACAAACTGCGCTTCGCTCAGCGCCACATCAACATGTGCTCCATGGCCCTGTCCAAGCGTGTGCTGACCATGACCGGCCGCATGTCGGTGTTCCGCGCCACCGTGGTCACCAACCCGGATTTCATCGCCGACGTGGAAAGCGACTCGCTGCAACACTGGCGCCTGGGCCGCTTCAAGTTTCTCACCGGCGACGACAAATCGAGCTGGTTCAGCCTGATGCGCCTGGGCTACGACACGTTCTACGTACCCGATGCGGCGATCAACACCGTCGAGCACCCGCCGGAAAAAAGCTTCATCAAGGCCAGTCGCAAGCTGATGTTCCGCTGGTATGGCAACAACCTGCGGCAGAACTCCCGGGCACTGGGCCTGGGCATGAAGCGTCTGGGCCTGTTCACCTCGGTGGTGCTGTTCGACCAGCGCGTGTCGATGTGGACCTCGCTGCTGGGCCTGACCGTGGCGCTGATTGCCAGCTTCAAGTACGGCACCGCGTTCATCCTGGTGTACCTGCTGTGGATCGGCATCACCCGGTTGCTCTTGACCCTGTTGCTGTCGTGCTCCGGACACCGGATCGGTCCGGCCTACCCGGCGATTCTTTATTACAACCAGATCGTTGGCGCGCTGGTGAAGATCTACGTGTTCTTCCGCCTCGACCAACAGTCCTGGACTCGCCAGCCCACCCATCTGACCCGTGATCTCGCCAGCTTTCAACGTTGGTTCAACACTTGGTCGTCTCGGACCATGACCTTCTCCGCCGGCAGCGTTTTCGTTGCCGTGCTGCTGATGATGGTCTGA
- the algG gene encoding mannuronan 5-epimerase AlgG encodes MNRYLRNSQAMKGSISLLAAAMLLAGSSAFANVEPVVKPGNVVKELQQAKTYTVSSAPTAPLELAAPTLPDLTGFTAEAAAAKIVRSKPGKVSVRRMMQENALKDFIGGDNKMAEWVVRQHGIPQAIFIDDGYMNLKDLAKKVPKQYLRETSPGVFLARIPIVVGEKGILEIDQQTQELRLSQEGGSFLVNDGKMFIRDTKVTGWREKDNGPATFRSANEFRPFLLSWGGTETYIVNTKMASFGYANSKSYGVSISQYTPNMAKVLKRPEPTGWIIDSEFSDMWYGFYCYETNDFVVKGNTYKDNIVYGIDPHDRSHRLIIADNTVYGTKKKHGIIISREVNDSFIFNNRSYDNKLSGLVIDRNSVNNLIAYNEIYKNHTDGITLYESGDNLLWGNKVISNRRHGIRIRNSVNIRLYENVSMANGLTGLYGHIKDLSDTDRDIKLDPFDAQVSLIVVGGELAANGSGPLSIDSPLSVELYRVSMLAPTKSSGISFSGILGERQDEILDLLVRQQKAVLIDPVERQTELRD; translated from the coding sequence ATGAACCGCTACCTCAGGAACAGCCAGGCGATGAAAGGTTCGATCAGCCTGTTGGCCGCAGCGATGCTGCTGGCCGGCTCGTCGGCGTTCGCCAACGTTGAACCGGTGGTCAAACCGGGCAACGTGGTCAAGGAACTGCAGCAGGCCAAGACCTACACCGTCAGCAGCGCGCCGACCGCTCCGCTGGAACTGGCTGCGCCGACCCTGCCCGACCTCACAGGCTTCACCGCCGAAGCGGCCGCGGCCAAGATCGTGCGCAGCAAGCCCGGCAAGGTCAGCGTGCGCAGGATGATGCAGGAAAACGCCTTGAAGGACTTCATCGGCGGTGACAACAAGATGGCCGAGTGGGTGGTGCGCCAGCACGGCATCCCACAGGCCATCTTCATCGACGATGGCTACATGAACCTCAAGGACCTGGCCAAGAAAGTGCCCAAGCAGTACCTCAGGGAAACCTCGCCAGGTGTCTTCCTGGCCAGGATTCCGATTGTGGTGGGTGAAAAAGGCATTCTGGAAATCGACCAACAGACCCAGGAACTGCGCCTGTCCCAAGAGGGCGGCTCCTTCCTGGTCAACGATGGAAAGATGTTCATCCGCGACACCAAGGTCACTGGCTGGCGCGAAAAGGACAATGGCCCCGCCACGTTCCGCTCGGCCAACGAATTCCGTCCGTTCCTGCTGTCCTGGGGCGGCACCGAGACTTACATCGTCAATACCAAAATGGCCAGCTTCGGCTACGCCAACAGTAAGTCGTACGGGGTCAGTATTTCCCAGTACACGCCCAACATGGCCAAGGTCCTCAAGCGCCCGGAACCGACCGGCTGGATCATCGATTCCGAGTTCTCGGACATGTGGTACGGCTTCTATTGCTACGAAACCAACGACTTTGTGGTCAAGGGCAACACCTACAAGGACAACATCGTCTACGGCATTGACCCCCACGACCGTTCCCATCGGCTGATCATCGCCGACAACACCGTCTACGGGACCAAGAAGAAGCACGGGATCATTATTTCCCGTGAGGTCAACGACAGCTTCATTTTCAACAACCGCAGCTACGACAACAAACTCTCGGGCCTGGTGATCGACCGTAACAGCGTGAACAACCTGATCGCCTACAACGAGATCTACAAGAACCACACCGACGGCATCACGCTTTACGAGAGTGGTGACAACCTGTTGTGGGGCAACAAAGTGATCAGCAACCGGCGCCACGGCATCCGGATTCGTAACAGCGTGAACATCCGCCTTTACGAAAACGTGTCCATGGCCAACGGCCTGACCGGTCTTTACGGCCACATCAAGGACCTGTCCGACACCGACCGGGACATCAAGCTCGACCCGTTCGACGCCCAGGTCTCGCTGATCGTGGTCGGCGGTGAACTGGCTGCCAACGGCAGCGGCCCATTGTCCATCGACTCACCGTTGAGCGTTGAGCTCTACCGCGTGTCCATGCTCGCGCCGACCAAATCCAGCGGCATCAGCTTCTCGGGGATCCTGGGCGAGCGCCAGGATGAAATTCTCGACCTGCTGGTGCGCCAGCAGAAAGCCGTGCTGATCGACCCTGTCGAACGCCAGACTGAATTGCGGGACTGA
- the yaaA gene encoding peroxide stress protein YaaA: protein MLMVISPAKTLDYETPPATERFTQPQYLDHSQELIEQLRELSPAQISELMHVSDKIGGLNAARFGSWTPAFTPANAKQALLAFKGDVYTGLDAQSFAEADFDYAQEHLRMLSGLYGLLRPLDLMQPYRLEMGTKLANARGKDLYAFWGTRISEWLNEALADQGDDILLNLASNEYFSAVKRSALKARVIDTEFKDLKNGQYKIISFYAKKARGLMSRFVIQERINDPAALKQFDAQGYRFNAQQSSADKLVFLRDHAPE, encoded by the coding sequence ATGCTGATGGTGATTTCCCCCGCCAAGACCCTCGATTACGAAACACCGCCGGCCACCGAGCGTTTTACCCAGCCGCAGTACCTGGATCATTCCCAGGAACTGATCGAACAGTTGCGCGAACTCTCGCCGGCACAGATCAGCGAGCTGATGCACGTCTCCGACAAGATCGGCGGTCTCAATGCCGCACGATTCGGCAGCTGGACGCCGGCGTTCACCCCGGCCAATGCCAAACAGGCTCTGCTGGCTTTCAAGGGTGATGTGTACACCGGCCTCGATGCACAAAGCTTTGCCGAAGCCGATTTCGACTATGCCCAGGAGCATCTGCGCATGCTCTCCGGTCTTTATGGCTTGCTGCGCCCACTGGACCTGATGCAACCCTATCGCCTGGAGATGGGCACGAAGCTGGCCAATGCCCGCGGCAAAGACTTGTATGCCTTCTGGGGCACACGCATCAGCGAATGGCTGAACGAAGCGCTGGCTGACCAGGGCGACGACATACTGTTGAACCTGGCCTCCAATGAATACTTCTCGGCGGTCAAACGCAGCGCGCTCAAAGCGCGGGTCATTGATACCGAGTTCAAGGACCTGAAGAACGGCCAGTACAAAATCATCAGCTTCTACGCCAAGAAGGCCCGCGGCCTGATGAGCCGCTTCGTGATTCAGGAACGCATCAACGATCCAGCAGCACTCAAGCAGTTCGATGCCCAGGGCTACCGTTTCAATGCTCAACAATCGAGCGCGGACAAACTGGTGTTCCTGCGTGACCATGCCCCCGAATAA
- a CDS encoding nucleotide sugar dehydrogenase — protein MRISIFGLGYVGAVCAGCLSARGHDVVGVDVAKDKIDMINAGKSPIVEPGLGELLAQGIETGRLRGTTNFAEAIRDTDLSMICVGTPSKKNGDLELNYIEAVCREIGFVLRDKTTRHTVVVRSTVLPGTVANVVIPILEDCSGKKAGVDFGVAVNPEFLRESTAIKDYDLPPMTVIGEFDKASGDVLQSLYEELDAPIIRKDIAVAEMIKYTCNVWHATKVTFANEIGNIAKAVGVDGREVMDVVCQDKTLNLSQYYMRPGFAFGGSCLPKDVRALTYRAGSLDVEAPLLNSLMRSNESQVQNAFDIVSSHDKRKVALLGLSFKAGTDDLRESPLVELAEMLIGKGFDLKIYDSNVEYARVHGANKDYIESKIPHVSSLLNSDFDSVIDGSDIIILGNRDEKFRALTENVPEGKQVIDLVGFMSKATNPSGRTEGICW, from the coding sequence ATGCGCATTAGCATATTTGGTTTGGGTTACGTCGGTGCAGTATGTGCCGGTTGCCTGTCTGCACGGGGCCATGATGTCGTTGGCGTAGATGTCGCCAAAGACAAAATCGACATGATCAACGCCGGTAAATCGCCGATCGTTGAACCCGGTCTGGGCGAGCTGTTGGCACAAGGTATTGAAACAGGCCGTCTGCGCGGAACCACCAACTTCGCCGAAGCGATTCGTGATACTGACCTGTCGATGATTTGCGTCGGTACACCGAGCAAGAAGAACGGCGATCTGGAACTCAACTACATCGAAGCGGTGTGCCGCGAGATCGGTTTTGTCCTGCGCGACAAGACCACCCGCCACACCGTCGTGGTTCGCAGCACCGTGCTGCCAGGCACCGTGGCGAATGTGGTCATCCCGATTCTGGAAGACTGCTCCGGCAAAAAAGCCGGTGTCGATTTCGGCGTCGCGGTCAACCCTGAGTTCCTGCGTGAAAGCACCGCGATCAAGGACTACGACCTGCCACCGATGACCGTCATCGGCGAGTTCGACAAAGCCTCCGGCGACGTTCTGCAATCGCTGTACGAAGAGCTCGATGCGCCGATCATCCGCAAGGACATCGCTGTCGCCGAGATGATCAAGTACACCTGCAACGTCTGGCACGCCACCAAGGTGACCTTCGCCAACGAGATCGGCAACATCGCCAAGGCAGTCGGCGTCGATGGCCGTGAAGTGATGGACGTGGTCTGCCAAGACAAGACCCTGAACCTGTCCCAGTACTACATGCGCCCAGGCTTCGCCTTCGGCGGCTCGTGCCTGCCCAAGGACGTTCGCGCCCTGACCTACCGCGCCGGTTCCCTGGACGTGGAAGCGCCGCTGCTCAACTCGCTGATGCGCAGCAACGAATCCCAGGTGCAGAACGCCTTCGACATCGTTTCCAGCCACGACAAGCGCAAAGTCGCCCTGCTGGGCCTGAGCTTCAAGGCCGGCACCGACGACCTGCGTGAAAGCCCATTGGTGGAACTGGCGGAAATGCTGATCGGCAAGGGTTTCGACCTGAAAATCTACGACAGCAACGTCGAATACGCCCGCGTCCACGGTGCGAACAAGGATTACATCGAGTCGAAGATCCCTCACGTCTCGTCCTTGCTCAACTCCGACTTCGACTCGGTGATCGACGGCTCCGACATCATCATCCTGGGCAACCGCGACGAGAAGTTCCGCGCGCTGACCGAGAACGTACCGGAAGGCAAGCAGGTCATCGACCTGGTTGGCTTCATGTCCAAGGCCACCAACCCGAGTGGCCGGACCGAAGGCATCTGCTGGTAA
- a CDS encoding alginate export family protein: MKLNPFVQAGIGLSFALLWSCPTLAALTEDQNFGLDVKITAQSEDDRDLGTQRGGDVNGIGLDLRPWIYGERGAWSAYAMAQAVTSTDTIETDTLQQSDDATAQTDSGDREVKKNYLAMREFWIGYRGLTPYPGEQLKFGRQRLRNEDGQWRDTNIEALNWTFDTTLLRANLGVAERFSEYRTDLKELSPDDKDRLHVYGDVGYQWMPGQWAGIRAHHTHDNGSLDYPTPGEATDSLDKTQNGDLSWLGLEANSDAYNWRNTNTVNYWASLTGMTGDRDTVNPLNADGTRPTQLKRSDDVDGWATDLGIRLRLDPQWQVGAAYARASEDYEQNGLQSNRSNYTGTRSRVHRFGEAFRGEMANTQSASLFGSWQLRDEYDASLVYHKFWRVDGNKPVGSNGINAVENNTDDVTGAILSTSSLPLRDGNKDLGQEVDLVVTKYFKQGLLPAALSQSIDEPSALVRFRGGVFKPGDAYGKEVDSYMHRAFVDVIWRF, from the coding sequence TTGAAGCTCAATCCTTTTGTGCAGGCCGGTATTGGCCTGTCGTTTGCCCTGCTGTGGTCCTGTCCGACCCTGGCGGCCCTGACTGAAGACCAGAACTTCGGCCTGGACGTGAAAATCACCGCCCAGTCCGAAGACGATCGCGACCTCGGCACCCAGCGCGGCGGCGACGTCAACGGTATCGGTCTGGACCTGCGTCCGTGGATCTACGGTGAGCGCGGGGCCTGGAGCGCCTACGCCATGGCCCAGGCCGTGACGTCTACCGACACCATCGAGACCGACACCCTGCAACAGTCCGATGACGCGACCGCGCAAACCGACAGCGGTGATCGCGAAGTCAAGAAGAACTACCTGGCCATGCGCGAATTCTGGATTGGCTATCGGGGCCTGACCCCTTACCCGGGCGAACAGCTGAAATTCGGTCGCCAACGCCTGCGCAACGAAGACGGCCAATGGCGCGACACCAACATCGAAGCCCTGAACTGGACCTTCGATACCACCTTGTTGCGGGCCAACCTGGGTGTCGCCGAGCGCTTCAGCGAATACCGCACCGACCTCAAGGAATTGTCGCCTGACGACAAGGACCGCCTGCACGTCTACGGTGACGTGGGCTACCAGTGGATGCCAGGCCAGTGGGCCGGAATCCGTGCCCACCATACCCACGACAATGGCAGTCTCGATTACCCGACCCCGGGCGAAGCCACCGATTCCCTGGACAAGACCCAGAACGGTGACCTGTCCTGGCTGGGCCTGGAAGCCAACAGTGACGCCTACAACTGGCGTAACACCAACACCGTCAATTACTGGGCCAGCCTGACCGGCATGACCGGCGATCGCGACACCGTCAACCCGCTCAACGCCGATGGCACGCGCCCCACGCAACTCAAGCGCAGTGACGACGTCGATGGCTGGGCCACCGACCTGGGCATCCGTCTGCGCCTGGATCCGCAGTGGCAAGTCGGTGCGGCCTATGCCCGCGCCAGCGAGGACTACGAACAGAACGGTCTGCAAAGCAACCGCTCGAACTACACCGGTACCCGCTCGCGGGTCCACCGTTTCGGTGAAGCCTTCCGTGGCGAAATGGCCAACACCCAGAGCGCCAGCCTGTTCGGTTCCTGGCAGTTGCGTGACGAATACGACGCAAGCCTGGTGTACCACAAGTTCTGGCGCGTGGACGGCAACAAGCCCGTGGGCAGTAACGGCATCAACGCGGTGGAAAACAACACCGACGATGTGACCGGCGCAATCCTGTCCACCTCGTCCCTGCCACTGCGCGACGGTAACAAGGACCTGGGCCAGGAAGTCGACCTTGTGGTCACCAAGTACTTCAAGCAAGGCCTGCTGCCGGCAGCGCTGAGCCAGTCCATCGACGAGCCGTCGGCGCTGGTGCGCTTTCGCGGCGGTGTGTTCAAGCCTGGCGACGCCTACGGCAAAGAGGTCGATTCATACATGCATCGCGCCTTTGTCGACGTGATCTGGCGCTTCTGA
- a CDS encoding alginate biosynthesis protein Alg44, protein MNTAVNVNVVHESEAQRQHARVKIPAKLRFFGPDRTPMEVKVLDLSAGGLCFNAGQMPLKVGEAYKGRLQFVIDNLGLAMDVELQVRSYDRQTGRTGCQFQNLEPRDISTLRHIITSHLAGDIVGVGDVLATLQRDNFTKARKQKDDNGGMTALGRLRAVTFSLAIFIVGLAAFGFIFKSVYGMYFVSHAQAGLVNVPGMAITMPRDGTVQSLVKADGVAAKGAPLATFSTSMLDVLKGHLDDNQLQPAKVEELFGKQMTGTLTSPCDCIVSQQLVSDGQYASKGDVIFQLVPRGTEANVEARFSYRQFGDVRPGTPVSFQVAGEDTTRTGKIVSSTSLKSADLSSDIRVLIQPDEPLDSSLAGRPVEVTSDRGPNLNWLIDKAMAVGI, encoded by the coding sequence ATGAACACCGCCGTGAATGTCAACGTAGTGCATGAATCCGAAGCCCAGCGCCAACACGCCCGAGTGAAAATCCCGGCCAAATTGCGCTTCTTCGGTCCCGACCGTACCCCCATGGAAGTCAAGGTCCTGGACCTGTCGGCCGGAGGCCTGTGCTTCAACGCCGGCCAGATGCCGCTCAAGGTCGGCGAAGCGTACAAAGGCCGCCTGCAATTCGTGATCGACAACCTTGGCCTGGCCATGGACGTGGAACTGCAGGTTCGCTCCTACGACCGCCAGACCGGTCGTACCGGTTGCCAGTTCCAGAATCTGGAGCCTCGGGACATCTCGACGCTGCGTCACATCATCACCTCGCACCTGGCCGGCGACATCGTCGGCGTCGGCGATGTGCTGGCGACCTTGCAACGCGACAACTTCACCAAGGCGCGCAAGCAGAAGGACGACAACGGTGGCATGACCGCACTGGGCCGCCTGCGGGCAGTGACCTTCAGCCTGGCGATTTTTATCGTCGGCCTGGCGGCATTCGGCTTCATCTTCAAGTCGGTGTACGGCATGTACTTCGTCAGCCACGCCCAGGCGGGCCTGGTGAACGTACCGGGCATGGCTATCACCATGCCGCGCGACGGCACCGTGCAGAGTCTGGTCAAGGCTGACGGCGTTGCTGCCAAAGGCGCCCCGCTGGCCACGTTCAGCACCAGCATGCTCGATGTGCTCAAGGGCCATCTGGACGACAACCAGCTGCAACCGGCCAAGGTCGAGGAGCTGTTCGGCAAGCAAATGACCGGCACCCTGACCTCGCCGTGCGACTGCATCGTGTCCCAGCAACTGGTGTCCGACGGTCAGTACGCCAGCAAGGGTGACGTGATCTTCCAACTGGTCCCACGGGGCACCGAAGCCAACGTTGAAGCACGCTTCTCCTATCGCCAGTTCGGCGACGTGCGCCCAGGCACTCCGGTCAGCTTCCAGGTTGCCGGCGAAGACACCACCCGTACCGGCAAGATCGTCAGCAGCACCAGCCTGAAAAGTGCCGACCTGTCGTCCGATATCCGCGTACTGATCCAGCCTGACGAACCCCTGGACAGCTCGCTGGCCGGCCGGCCGGTAGAAGTTACCAGCGACCGTGGCCCGAACCTGAACTGGCTGATCGACAAAGCCATGGCTGTCGGTATTTAA
- a CDS encoding polysaccharide deacetylase family protein, whose protein sequence is MRIVLLLSAWFLSFAAIAAPSDIATLDRSTWPEQLTSPTLFDVASRAEILMFARVLLDTDAMDEIALKQHLGLRTINMAAIDTLRARLWQRLLSNYNFAQQSCDQDASFCFLVEDLATLREEAGRLTLDENSYYIKWAEPSRIFHAQYLDELLRKAALFPQTSSEIARFGDYERNGDDLNDRLFLLTFDSAANITPDNTPWLTEYLRKSNMNGTFFVLGKDIQARLAERSVNHLQALYSGQCVGVQGWEFRSHSHWQDWQDSVRRSVDLVKGKLPENYVPLFRPPQGQRRGDAGAFFRNQGLQVALWDIDPQDSAGRLNPEQSAQRTLTLMLLWRRGVINFNVKQDALKTALPWLITQTAQSGIGWEDCRVAFR, encoded by the coding sequence TTGCGCATCGTCCTTCTATTGTCGGCCTGGTTCCTGAGTTTCGCGGCCATTGCCGCACCCAGCGACATCGCCACCCTGGACCGCAGCACCTGGCCGGAACAGCTCACCAGCCCGACGCTGTTCGACGTGGCCTCGCGAGCCGAGATCCTGATGTTCGCCCGGGTCCTGCTGGACACCGATGCCATGGACGAAATCGCCCTCAAGCAGCACCTGGGGCTGCGCACAATCAATATGGCGGCGATCGACACCCTGCGCGCGCGGTTGTGGCAGCGACTGCTGAGCAACTACAACTTCGCTCAGCAAAGCTGCGATCAGGACGCTTCGTTCTGTTTTCTGGTGGAAGACCTGGCGACGTTGCGCGAAGAGGCGGGCAGGCTCACGCTCGATGAAAACTCCTACTACATCAAGTGGGCTGAGCCGAGCCGGATCTTCCACGCTCAATATCTGGACGAGTTGCTGCGCAAGGCCGCGTTGTTTCCGCAGACCAGCAGCGAAATTGCGCGTTTCGGCGATTACGAGCGCAACGGTGATGATCTGAATGACCGGCTGTTCCTGCTGACCTTCGACAGCGCGGCCAACATCACGCCGGACAATACCCCGTGGCTGACTGAATACCTGCGCAAGTCGAACATGAACGGCACCTTCTTCGTGCTGGGCAAGGACATCCAGGCGCGGCTTGCAGAGCGCTCGGTCAACCACCTCCAGGCCTTGTATTCGGGGCAATGCGTCGGTGTCCAGGGTTGGGAGTTCCGCTCCCACAGCCATTGGCAGGATTGGCAGGACTCCGTGCGGCGCAGCGTCGATCTGGTCAAGGGCAAGCTGCCGGAAAACTACGTGCCGTTGTTCCGCCCGCCCCAGGGCCAGCGCCGTGGCGATGCCGGCGCATTTTTCCGCAACCAGGGCCTGCAGGTGGCGCTCTGGGATATCGACCCCCAGGACAGCGCCGGCCGGCTCAACCCCGAGCAAAGCGCCCAGCGCACACTGACCCTGATGCTGTTGTGGCGCCGCGGCGTGATCAATTTCAACGTCAAACAGGATGCGCTGAAAACGGCGCTGCCCTGGCTCATTACGCAAACGGCGCAAAGCGGGATCGGCTGGGAAGATTGTCGGGTCGCGTTTCGCTGA